One Hyphomicrobiales bacterium genomic window carries:
- a CDS encoding aldo/keto reductase: MTGNRPRLTRRGFLASAAGLALAPMLGHAAERAAATGMITRAIPATGERIPAVGMGTWITFNVGWSTALRQQRREILRVFFERGGGMIDSSPMYGSSQDVVGWCLERLADTEGLISATKVWTPSTDDGREQMEEARALWGVDRFDVMQVHNLVNWEGHLRTLLQAKEEGRIRYIGVTTSHGSRHREIERIMRDRPIDFVQFTYNILDRWAENRLLPLAAERGLGVIVNRPFRRKELFRLFQDKPLPDWIGEFDCENWAQFFLKFIISHPAVTCAIPATTRIEHMQENMSALHGRLPDPDLRRRMVRYVEGL; encoded by the coding sequence ATGACTGGAAACCGGCCGCGACTTACGCGCCGCGGCTTTCTCGCCTCGGCCGCCGGTCTGGCGCTTGCGCCGATGCTCGGCCATGCGGCCGAACGGGCGGCGGCGACCGGAATGATCACCCGTGCGATCCCTGCGACGGGCGAGCGCATTCCCGCCGTCGGCATGGGCACCTGGATCACCTTCAATGTGGGCTGGAGCACCGCGTTGCGCCAGCAGCGCAGGGAGATCCTACGCGTCTTTTTCGAGCGCGGCGGCGGGATGATCGACTCTTCGCCGATGTACGGCTCCTCCCAGGACGTTGTCGGCTGGTGCCTGGAGCGTCTCGCCGATACGGAGGGGCTGATCTCCGCGACAAAGGTCTGGACGCCCTCGACCGACGACGGACGGGAGCAGATGGAAGAGGCGCGCGCGCTGTGGGGCGTCGACAGGTTCGACGTGATGCAGGTCCATAACCTGGTGAACTGGGAAGGTCATCTGCGGACCCTGCTTCAGGCCAAGGAGGAGGGCCGCATCCGCTATATCGGCGTCACCACCTCGCACGGCAGCCGGCACCGGGAGATCGAGCGTATCATGCGCGATCGGCCCATCGACTTCGTCCAGTTCACTTACAATATCCTCGACCGCTGGGCGGAGAACCGGCTGCTGCCGCTTGCCGCCGAGCGCGGTCTGGGCGTCATCGTCAACCGGCCGTTCAGACGCAAGGAGCTTTTTCGCCTGTTCCAGGACAAGCCGCTGCCCGACTGGATCGGCGAATTCGACTGCGAGAACTGGGCGCAGTTCTTTCTCAAGTTCATCATCTCCCACCCGGCCGTGACCTGCGCCATTCCCGCGACCACGCGGATCGAGCACATGCAGGAGAATATGAGCGCCCTCCATGGTCGTCTGCCCGACCCCGACCTGCGCCGAAGGATGGTGCGGTATGTCGAAGGCCTGTAG
- a CDS encoding VOC family protein, with translation MLPGRVNLITLGVADVAASTAFYKRLGWRRSETASTPDISFLALDNLVLGLYGRKALAAESNRPHAPAGPESFALAINLESEAAVDDAFALAVKAGARVLAPAKKMHWGGYSGYFADPDGHAWEIAHNPFFPLTHEGFVTLPE, from the coding sequence ATGCTGCCTGGGCGAGTGAACCTGATCACCCTCGGCGTTGCCGATGTCGCCGCCAGCACCGCTTTCTACAAGCGCCTGGGCTGGAGGCGGTCGGAAACTGCGAGCACGCCCGACATCAGCTTCCTCGCCCTCGACAATCTGGTACTGGGGCTATACGGCCGCAAGGCGCTCGCCGCCGAATCGAACAGGCCGCACGCCCCTGCCGGCCCGGAGAGCTTTGCGCTTGCCATCAATCTTGAAAGCGAAGCGGCCGTGGACGACGCGTTTGCCCTGGCGGTCAAGGCCGGCGCGCGGGTGCTCGCGCCCGCCAAGAAGATGCATTGGGGCGGCTATTCCGGCTATTTCGCCGACCCGGACGGTCACGCCTGGGAGATCGCCCACAACCCATTCTTCCCGCTCACCCATGAGGGGTTCGTGACGCTGCCGGAGTGA
- a CDS encoding PA0069 family radical SAM protein: protein MTRKGTAGKGQAQAGAEAGPGLFARGVANGPVSVKRRRGRGAASNATGRFERFERSETDDGWGGLDDLPPFATTVTEERAKRIITRNTSPDISFDRSINPYQGCEHGCVYCFARPTHAYYGLSPGLDFETRLFAKPNAAALLEKELSDPDYTPKTIAIGTNTDPYQPIERQRRIMRGILEVLDRFSHPVGIVTKSALIARDLDILSRMAERGLVKAAVSVTSLDHRLSRAMEPRAAAPQRRIETIRLLAEAGIPTSVMVAPVIPALNDAEIEQILMSAASAGAKEAGYILLRLPLEVRDLFQEWLLANFPDRAGKVLSILRGMRGGKDYDATWGRRMRGSGPYAWLLGRRFELAAKRFGLNEEKAKLRTDLFTRPPPQGEQLSLFA, encoded by the coding sequence GCCAATGGCCCGGTCAGCGTGAAGCGGCGGCGCGGGCGCGGCGCGGCGTCGAATGCGACCGGGCGTTTCGAGCGGTTCGAAAGAAGCGAGACCGACGACGGCTGGGGCGGCCTCGACGACCTTCCCCCCTTCGCGACCACGGTCACCGAGGAGCGGGCCAAGAGGATCATCACCCGCAACACCTCGCCCGACATTTCCTTCGACCGCTCCATCAACCCCTATCAGGGCTGCGAGCATGGCTGCGTCTATTGCTTCGCGCGGCCGACGCATGCCTATTACGGCCTGTCGCCGGGGCTGGATTTCGAGACCCGGCTGTTCGCCAAGCCGAACGCCGCGGCGCTGTTGGAAAAGGAGCTGTCCGACCCCGACTACACGCCGAAGACCATCGCCATCGGCACCAATACCGACCCCTACCAGCCGATCGAGCGGCAGCGGCGCATCATGCGCGGCATTCTCGAGGTGCTCGACCGCTTCTCGCATCCGGTCGGCATCGTCACCAAGTCGGCGCTGATCGCCCGCGACCTCGACATCCTGTCGCGCATGGCCGAGCGCGGCCTGGTCAAGGCGGCGGTGTCGGTGACCAGCCTCGACCACAGGCTGTCGCGCGCCATGGAGCCGCGCGCGGCGGCGCCCCAGCGGCGCATCGAGACGATCCGCCTGTTGGCGGAAGCCGGAATTCCGACCTCGGTCATGGTGGCGCCGGTGATCCCGGCGCTCAACGATGCGGAGATCGAGCAGATCCTGATGAGCGCGGCGTCGGCCGGCGCCAAGGAGGCCGGCTATATCCTTTTGCGCCTGCCCCTCGAGGTGCGCGACCTGTTCCAGGAATGGCTGCTGGCGAACTTCCCGGACCGGGCGGGAAAGGTGCTCTCGATCCTGCGCGGCATGCGCGGCGGCAAGGACTATGACGCGACCTGGGGACGGCGGATGCGCGGCTCGGGCCCCTATGCGTGGCTGCTCGGCCGGCGCTTCGAGCTTGCCGCCAAGCGCTTCGGCCTCAACGAGGAGAAGGCGAAGCTGCGCACCGACCTGTTCACCCGGCCGCCGCCGCAGGGCGAGCAGCTCAGCCTGTTCGCGTGA